In Blautia wexlerae DSM 19850, a single window of DNA contains:
- the pheT gene encoding phenylalanine--tRNA ligase subunit beta: MNTSLSWIKMYVPDLDVTAQEYTDAMTLTGTKVEGFEKLDADLDKIVIGQIEKIEKHPDADKLIICRVNIGTETVQIVTGAPNVKEGDKVPVVLDGGRVAGGHDGKKTPGGIEIKKGKLRGIDSYGMMCSIEELGSTREMYPEAPEYGIYIFPEDAVVGESAIKALGLDDVVFEYEITSNRVDCYGVLGIAREAAATFNEKFCPPVVECKGNDEKASDYVKVTVEDPKLCPRYCARVVKNVKIGPSPKWMQRCLASNGIRPINNLVDITNYVMEEFGQPMHAYDLDRIAGKEIVVRRAENDEKFVTLDGQERTMDDQVLMICDGEKAVGIAGIMGGENSMITDDVKTVLFEAACFDGTNIRLSSKRIGLRTDASGKFEKGLDPNNAQAAIDRACQLMEELGAGEVVGGMVDICNEVREPSRVPFKPEKINALLGTDLTPEEMLAYLAKVELTYDEKTNEIVAPTFRQDIHYVADVAEEVARFFGYDKIPTTLPTGEATTGKLPFKLRIEAVARDIAEYCGFSEGMTYSFESPKIFDKLRLPVDSKLRQGIVISNPLGEDYSVMRTTTLNGMLSSLATNYNRRNKDVRLYELGNVYRPNALPLTELPDERMHFTLGMYGNGDFFDMKGVCEEFFEKVGMRDKVDYDPNSGKTYLHPGRQANMVYDGKVVGYLGEVHPLVADTYGIGDKAYVAVIDILTVLEFASFNHKYTGIAKYPAVTRDLSMVVPKTVLAGQIEHILTQRGGKILESYQLFDIYEGNQIKGGYKSMAYSLVFRHHDKTLEESEITAAMKKILNGLTDLGIELRS, from the coding sequence ATGAATACTTCATTATCTTGGATTAAAATGTATGTGCCGGATCTTGATGTGACAGCACAGGAATATACAGATGCCATGACACTGACAGGAACAAAAGTGGAAGGCTTTGAAAAACTGGACGCAGATCTGGATAAGATCGTGATCGGTCAGATTGAAAAAATTGAGAAACATCCGGATGCAGATAAACTGATCATCTGCCGGGTGAATATCGGAACAGAGACTGTACAGATTGTTACAGGCGCTCCTAATGTAAAAGAGGGAGATAAGGTTCCTGTTGTTCTTGACGGCGGACGTGTTGCCGGTGGACATGACGGAAAGAAAACACCGGGTGGAATTGAAATCAAAAAAGGAAAACTTCGCGGAATCGATTCCTATGGTATGATGTGTTCCATCGAAGAGCTGGGAAGCACAAGAGAAATGTATCCGGAAGCACCGGAATACGGAATCTATATTTTCCCTGAAGACGCTGTTGTAGGCGAGAGTGCGATCAAGGCACTGGGCCTGGATGATGTTGTCTTTGAATATGAAATCACATCCAATCGTGTTGACTGCTACGGCGTACTGGGAATTGCAAGAGAAGCGGCAGCTACGTTTAATGAGAAATTCTGTCCTCCTGTTGTAGAGTGTAAGGGAAATGATGAAAAAGCTTCTGACTATGTAAAAGTAACAGTAGAAGATCCGAAACTTTGTCCACGTTACTGCGCAAGAGTCGTAAAGAATGTTAAGATCGGACCATCTCCGAAATGGATGCAGAGATGTCTGGCTTCCAATGGAATCCGTCCGATCAATAATCTGGTAGATATTACAAACTATGTAATGGAAGAATTTGGTCAGCCAATGCACGCATATGATCTGGACAGGATTGCAGGAAAAGAAATCGTTGTACGTCGTGCAGAGAATGATGAGAAATTTGTAACGCTGGATGGACAGGAACGTACCATGGATGATCAGGTACTGATGATTTGTGACGGTGAGAAAGCAGTTGGTATTGCCGGTATCATGGGTGGAGAGAATTCTATGATCACAGACGATGTAAAAACCGTTCTTTTCGAGGCTGCATGTTTTGATGGAACAAATATCCGCCTTTCTTCCAAGAGAATCGGTCTGAGAACAGATGCTTCCGGTAAATTCGAAAAAGGTCTTGACCCGAACAATGCGCAGGCAGCTATCGACAGAGCATGCCAGCTGATGGAGGAACTTGGGGCAGGTGAAGTCGTAGGTGGAATGGTAGATATCTGCAATGAAGTAAGAGAACCATCCAGAGTTCCTTTCAAACCGGAGAAGATTAATGCTCTTCTTGGAACTGACCTGACACCGGAAGAAATGCTTGCTTATCTGGCAAAAGTAGAACTGACCTATGACGAAAAAACAAATGAGATCGTAGCTCCTACTTTCCGTCAGGATATCCATTATGTAGCTGATGTTGCAGAAGAAGTTGCAAGATTTTTCGGATATGATAAGATTCCGACTACTCTGCCTACAGGTGAAGCTACAACAGGTAAGCTTCCGTTTAAACTTCGTATTGAAGCAGTGGCACGTGATATTGCGGAATATTGTGGTTTCTCTGAAGGAATGACCTATTCTTTCGAAAGTCCGAAGATATTTGACAAATTAAGACTTCCGGTTGACAGTAAGCTCCGTCAGGGAATCGTGATCAGCAATCCTCTGGGAGAAGACTACAGTGTCATGAGAACAACTACTTTAAACGGTATGCTCAGTTCTCTGGCTACGAACTATAACAGAAGAAATAAAGATGTACGTCTCTATGAACTTGGTAATGTATATCGTCCGAATGCACTTCCTCTTACAGAACTTCCGGATGAGCGTATGCACTTTACACTTGGTATGTATGGAAACGGCGATTTCTTTGACATGAAAGGTGTATGTGAAGAGTTCTTTGAGAAAGTAGGAATGAGAGATAAAGTAGATTATGATCCAAACAGCGGAAAAACTTACCTTCATCCCGGAAGACAGGCAAATATGGTTTATGATGGCAAGGTTGTGGGCTATCTGGGAGAGGTTCATCCTCTGGTTGCAGATACTTATGGAATCGGTGATAAGGCATATGTGGCAGTGATTGATATCCTTACGGTTCTTGAATTTGCAAGCTTCAACCATAAATACACAGGAATTGCAAAATATCCTGCAGTAACCCGCGATTTAAGTATGGTCGTTCCGAAAACCGTTCTTGCAGGACAGATTGAACATATTCTGACTCAGAGAGGTGGAAAGATTCTGGAGAGT
- the pheS gene encoding phenylalanine--tRNA ligase subunit alpha, which produces MKERLQELAEAAGKRISKSEGLEKLNEVRVAYLGKKGELTAILKSMKDVAPEERPKVGQLVNETRSKIEALLDESKQKLEEAAREEKMKQEVIDVTLPAKKAKIGHRHPNTIALEEVERIFIGMGYEVVEGPEVEYADYNFTKLNIPENHPARDEQDTFFINDSILLRSQTSPVQARTMEKGKLPIRMIAPGRVFRSDEVDATHSPSFHQIEGLVIDKNITFADLKGTLQEFAQELFGPETKTKFRPHHFPFTEPSAEVDVSCFKCGGKGCRFCKGSGWIEILGCGMVHPNVLSMCGIDPEEYTGFAFGVGLERIALLKYEIDDMRLLYENDIRFLKQF; this is translated from the coding sequence ATGAAAGAAAGACTTCAGGAACTGGCTGAAGCAGCCGGAAAACGGATCAGTAAATCCGAAGGTCTGGAAAAACTGAACGAAGTACGTGTGGCATACCTTGGTAAAAAAGGTGAATTGACTGCAATTTTAAAGAGTATGAAAGATGTTGCACCGGAAGAGCGCCCGAAGGTTGGACAGCTTGTAAACGAAACAAGAAGCAAGATAGAAGCACTTCTTGATGAATCTAAACAGAAACTGGAAGAAGCAGCACGTGAAGAGAAGATGAAACAGGAAGTGATTGATGTGACTTTACCTGCAAAGAAAGCTAAAATCGGTCACCGTCACCCGAACACCATCGCCCTGGAAGAAGTAGAGCGTATCTTTATTGGTATGGGTTATGAAGTAGTAGAGGGACCGGAGGTAGAGTATGCGGATTACAACTTTACTAAACTGAATATTCCGGAAAATCATCCGGCACGTGATGAACAGGATACTTTCTTTATCAACGATTCTATCCTTCTTCGTTCCCAGACTTCACCGGTTCAGGCACGTACTATGGAGAAAGGAAAGCTGCCGATTCGTATGATCGCACCTGGTCGTGTATTCCGTTCAGATGAAGTAGATGCAACACATTCTCCTTCTTTCCATCAGATCGAAGGTCTTGTTATTGACAAGAACATCACTTTTGCAGATCTTAAGGGAACTTTGCAGGAGTTTGCACAGGAATTATTCGGACCTGAGACAAAAACTAAGTTCAGACCACATCACTTCCCGTTCACAGAGCCAAGCGCAGAGGTGGATGTATCCTGTTTCAAGTGTGGTGGTAAAGGCTGCCGTTTCTGTAAAGGTTCCGGCTGGATTGAAATCCTTGGCTGCGGTATGGTTCATCCGAATGTATTAAGCATGTGCGGAATTGATCCGGAAGAATACACAGGATTCGCATTTGGCGTAGGTCTTGAACGTATTGCACTTCTGAAATATGAGATTGATGACATGAGACTGCTCTATGAGAATGATATCCGTTTCCTGAAACAGTTCTGA
- the gltA gene encoding NADPH-dependent glutamate synthase — translation MADAKMLKKVPVREQDPKVRATNFEEVCLGYNQEEAMEEAQRCLGCKKPKCVEGCPVSINIPGFIEEIKEGKIEEAYKVIGLSSALPAICGRVCPQESQCEGKCIRGVKGEAVSIGKLERFVADYALEHDIKPVGAEVKNGHKVAVIGSGPSGLTCAGDLAKAGYDVTVFEALHELGGVLVYGIPEFRLPKQKVVKKEIEKVKELGVKFETNVVIGKSTTIDQLIEDEGFEAVFIGSGAGLPMFMGIPGENASGVFSANEYLTRSNLMKAFDDSYDTPIAAGKKVAVVGGGNVAMDAARTALRLGAEVHIVYRRSEAELPARAEEVHHAKEEGIIFDLLTNPKEILVDENGHVKGMKVVKMELGEPDASGRRRPVEIPGSEYDMDVDTVIMSLGTSPNPLISSTTKGLEVNKRRCIIAEEETGKTSKDGVYAGGDAVTGAATVILAMGAGKAGAKGIDEYLKNK, via the coding sequence AGATGTTAAAGAAAGTTCCTGTAAGAGAACAGGATCCAAAGGTGCGTGCAACAAACTTTGAAGAAGTTTGTCTTGGATACAATCAGGAAGAAGCAATGGAAGAAGCACAGAGATGCTTAGGCTGTAAGAAACCGAAATGTGTGGAAGGCTGTCCTGTATCCATTAATATTCCTGGATTTATTGAAGAGATTAAAGAGGGAAAGATCGAAGAAGCATACAAAGTGATCGGATTATCCTCCGCACTTCCGGCTATCTGTGGACGTGTATGTCCTCAGGAATCCCAGTGTGAGGGTAAATGTATCCGCGGAGTCAAAGGTGAAGCTGTTTCTATCGGTAAGCTGGAGAGATTTGTTGCTGATTATGCTCTGGAACATGATATCAAACCTGTTGGAGCAGAAGTTAAGAACGGACATAAAGTTGCAGTGATCGGTTCCGGTCCTTCCGGACTTACCTGTGCAGGTGATCTTGCAAAAGCTGGTTATGATGTAACTGTATTTGAAGCTCTTCATGAACTTGGAGGTGTTCTTGTTTACGGTATTCCGGAGTTCCGTCTTCCGAAACAGAAAGTTGTTAAGAAAGAAATTGAAAAAGTTAAAGAATTAGGTGTTAAATTCGAGACTAATGTTGTTATCGGTAAATCCACAACAATCGATCAGCTGATCGAGGACGAAGGATTTGAAGCTGTATTTATCGGATCAGGTGCCGGACTTCCAATGTTCATGGGTATCCCGGGTGAGAATGCAAGCGGTGTATTCTCTGCCAACGAATATCTTACAAGAAGCAACCTGATGAAAGCTTTTGATGATTCTTATGATACACCGATCGCAGCAGGAAAGAAAGTAGCAGTTGTAGGCGGTGGTAATGTTGCTATGGATGCTGCCAGAACAGCTTTAAGACTTGGTGCTGAAGTACATATCGTATACAGAAGAAGTGAAGCAGAGCTTCCTGCACGAGCAGAGGAAGTTCATCACGCAAAAGAAGAGGGAATCATCTTTGATCTTCTTACTAACCCGAAGGAAATCCTTGTAGATGAGAACGGTCATGTAAAAGGTATGAAGGTTGTCAAGATGGAACTTGGTGAGCCGGATGCTTCCGGAAGACGTCGTCCGGTTGAAATTCCGGGATCTGAATATGACATGGATGTAGATACAGTTATCATGTCTCTTGGTACTTCCCCGAACCCTCTTATCTCTTCTACAACAAAAGGTCTTGAAGTCAATAAGAGAAGATGTATCATTGCTGAAGAAGAAACAGGTAAGACATCTAAAGATGGTGTATATGCCGGCGGTGATGCTGTTACAGGTGCAGCTACTGTTATCCTTGCCATGGGTGCAGGTAAAGCTGGTGCCAAAGGTATCGATGAATATCTTAAAAATAAATAA